One Candidatus Methanoperedens sp. genomic window, AACTATGGGCTTTCTCTTGACTTATCCAGCAACAATACAATATACGACAACATATTCATCAATAATAATGATGTCCAATCCTATGGTTCAAACGTAAACATATGGAACATTACCGGGCGACCAGGCACCAATATCATCGGCGGCAACAATCTCGGCGGGAACTTCTGGGCAAATCCATCGGGTAAGGGTTTTGGCCGGACATGTAATGATATTGATAAAGACGGGATTTGTGACTTGCCCTATGTTCTTGATGCGAACAATACAGATTATCTGCCGCTTGCATATAAGTCCCTGCCAAGAAATATTACATCCTGCACAATAATTTCGTCGTCCGGGGAATTTACACTCAATAATAGCATACTTAGCAGCGGTGCTTCAAATTGCATTAGCATAACCGCAAGTAATGTAGTCCTTGACGGGGCAGGCCATACTATAGATGGCATAGATGCAGAAGGGACCTCCGGGATCTATGTTTATAACTCTTCAAAAATTATTACAAATGTTACGGTAAAAAATATCAGGGTTACAGACTGGTCTAATGGTATTTATTATATAAATTCCAAAGATGGAATAATAATAAACAACTCTGCAAATTCGAATAGCAACGGAATACTCCTGAAATCTTCAAGCATTAACAACGTAACAGGCAACAATATCTCGAATAGTACTAACATCGGGATTAATGTTTATGAAAATTCGAATAATAATACTATCAGCAGCAATAAAGTCAATAACAGCAGGTCCGGCATATTTTTCTTATATGCGTTTAACACCACGGCTTCCAATAACATAATGGAGAATAACAGTTTTAACTTTGGAGTAGGCGGGGATCTGCAATCTTATTTTGATGGTAATAATATAGATACTTCGAATCTCGCTAATGGAAGACCTATTTATTACATCAAATATGGAAAAAACACTATCTATGATGGTTCAACGAAGGCAGGCACTTTCTTCTGTATTTTATGTAATAATGTGACTGTCAGGGACCTGGAAATGCATAATATGGATAAAGGAGTATATTTCCTGTCAACAATCAACTCCCGGATTCAAAATATCACAGTTAAAGAAAGCGGATGGGGCGTTTTCCTGAGAAATTCTGCGAATAATATTATACAGGATAGCGAATTTTCAAACAATAATATATATGATTATTCTGAAAAAGGAGTGTCAATATATTCTTCTGATAGTAATATATTAACAAATAACACTTTTATTTCAAATAATTACGGGATAGAGTTCTCTTCTTCCAATAAAAACACTATCTATAACAACTATTTCAATAATATTAATAATTTGCTTTTCAGGGGAACGAACAATAACATCTGGAATATCACTAAGAAATCAGGTAAGAATATAATTGGCGGATCATATATAGGTGGGAACTTCTGGGGAAATCCAGGCGGTACAGGGTTCAGCCAGGTCTGTCCGGATAGTAATAATGATGGATTATGCAATTTAAAATATTCACCAGGTAGTAACAATAATGACTACCTGCCGTTAAAATTTAAAGCTGTTACAGGGATTACAGTTAACTCTCCTAAAGGCGGCGAGAACTGGACCAGAGGCACTGCTCAGACCATAAGCTGGAATAATGCAGGCAATCCTGGATCGTATGTAAAGATCGAACTCCTGAAGTCAGGTACTCTGAGCAGAACGATTGTGGCAAGCACCCTGAATGACGGTTCCCATAGCTGGATAATACCAGCAACCCAGCCCGCAGGAAATGACTATAAGATCAGGATTACCAGCAAGAGTAATCCGGCGTATGCTAATTCCAGCAAAAGCAACTTCAATATCAGCAGTTAAGCCCTGGAAAATGTGAAACAAAAGCATGGCAGGGGCAAAAAAGATAAGCTTTGGCACTAAGTATAACCTGTAGAAAAGGAGTGACAATAAAATGAACCGGAAGATTGAAAACATATTGGAAGGCAAACCAACACTGGAAGGCGCAGGAGTTCATCTTAAAAGGGCATTTGGTTTCAATGAAGTGCCTTTATTGGACCCTTTCCTGCTTCTTGATGATTTCCATTCGGACAACCCCGCTGATTATATTGCAGGATTTCCCTGGCATCCGCATCGCGGTATTGAAACAGTGACCTATATGCTGCAAGGCAGGGTGGAACATGGTGACAGCATGGGAAATGAAGGTGTGATCCTGCCAGGCGATGTGCAATGGATGACTGCGGGAAGCGGAATAACCCACCAGGAAATGCCAAAGGGAGATAATGGGCATATGTGGGGTTTCCAGTTATGGGTGAATCTTCCATCCACTCATAAAATGATGAAACCAAGGTACAGGGAAGTAAAAAAATCACAGATACCGGAAGTCACGACAGATAAGAACGTTATTGTGAGAATAATTTGCGGGGAATTCGGGAATACAAAAGGACCAGTACGGGATATTGTGGTCGATCCTGAGTATCTTGATATTACGATTGCTCCGGGTGCGGAATTTGAACATGGTATCAAGAAAGGGTACAGAGCATTTGCTTATGTGATCGAAGGAAGCGGTTTTTTTGATGAGGATAAGAAAAAACCAGTCGGCATCGAACATCTGGTAATTTTCAAGGATGGGGATAATGTGAAAATTACAGCAGGTAATAAAAGTCTGCGTTTCCTCCTTGTATCCGGAAAACCTATTGGCGAGCCTGTAGCATGGGCCGGACCTATTGTTATGAATACACAGAAAGAACTGTATATAGCTTTTGAGGAATACCGCAATGGTACGTTTATCAAATAATTTAGTCTTTCGAAACTGGTAATATTTTAGATTTTAAACAACACTTCTCGAAACAAACAATTTCACAGAATTTTTTGCCGTAAATCATTGCAACTGTCAAATGTCAAGTTTCTCGTTTCACTAAGAGCATGTCTGAATATTTATTCTGGACAGGATTTACAGGATGGGCCGGATTAATTTCCATCCTGTAAATCCTGTAATCCTGTCCAAAAATGCATCTGAACACTCACTCAGAACCAATTATGTTCATCGAATCGGTGTGAAAACCAAGTGAAATTCAAATTTTGGTCACATTATAAAATTTTTATCTTGCTTAAGAAAGTATATATATCATCATAACCATGATAATCCAAATGTAAATTTTGTGGGTAGCCCACGAAATTTATAATTATGGTGTTATTTAATAATACGGAGGAAATGGTATTAATGAAAAGAACTGAGGGTAAAATGTTAGATTTTTTAAGAATTGTTGTGACCACACTGCTGTTTTTAGGGTTTATAGCAGGGACAGCGAGCGCTTTTAATTTTCAAGGATATACTTATAATGAAACAAAAGGCGCTCTGAACGGTACTAATGTAAGTATAGAGGTTTACACATTTGGTCAACAGGGTCCTCAATTAAACACAACTTACTCTAATTTGAGTAATGCATCAGGATATTTTAATGTCAGTGGTGTTATAGATAGCGTTGGTTTCCCACCTTACTTTTATAAAATAGTGCTGAGGCATTTTAATGAAACAAGTAATACCCTTGACTATATCGGTCAGTCATTGCCAGAGTTTCCATATCAACAAATAAACCAACTTACTATGGGCTCTCCGATCGATTTTTATCTAAGACCCGGCGGCACAATAAATATTACAGCAGTAAATGTGACCGGTGACGCTACAACTTTCAGGTATCAAATAAAGGACACAAAACTTGGGTATCCAATAGCTTCAAACTTTAATAGCGAAGTACCAAATGCTCTGGTCTATGTTCCTGCAAACAGGAATTATTCTATCATGATATATCCGAACCAGAGTTTTCCTGTAAGCTATGACCTGAATAACCTCACAACATATACGAATAATTATGCAAATATTTCCTTTAACACCTCCAACTTATTAAGAAGAGTCACCGGTTATGCAAATTTATCCAGTGGTTCATCTAACTTCACGGATCTAAAAATAATAGCTTACCTGATGGAACCTGGAAGCATGGTATTTCAGGATCATCCGATGCCTTATAACATGAGCGCATGGGATTGCGCGGGTCCGGGTCCGACAAATTGCACGAGTGATATTTATGACCCCACAAATGGTACTTATAATATAACACTGCCCGGGGCGAAAATGACAGCAAACATATTGTTGTTTGCAACGGCATATAACGCTACAGGTTATTATGGGGCGTTTAGAAATATATCCCTGAACTACTCGAATACAACAGTAACCAACTTTAACTTCACACTGGAGACACTTCTGGGTACTCCAACAACCATTAGTTTGAATAACGCAA contains:
- a CDS encoding pirin family protein, with protein sequence MNRKIENILEGKPTLEGAGVHLKRAFGFNEVPLLDPFLLLDDFHSDNPADYIAGFPWHPHRGIETVTYMLQGRVEHGDSMGNEGVILPGDVQWMTAGSGITHQEMPKGDNGHMWGFQLWVNLPSTHKMMKPRYREVKKSQIPEVTTDKNVIVRIICGEFGNTKGPVRDIVVDPEYLDITIAPGAEFEHGIKKGYRAFAYVIEGSGFFDEDKKKPVGIEHLVIFKDGDNVKITAGNKSLRFLLVSGKPIGEPVAWAGPIVMNTQKELYIAFEEYRNGTFIK